The DNA segment CGGGGCGAAAAGGTCACCGTCGACATCCCGGTCGTGCTGACCGGTACGTCGAGCCCCGGCACGCTCGTCAACCAGGACCTCGACACGCTCCAGATCGAGGTCGACGCGATGCACATCCCCGAGCAGGTCGAGGTGTCGATCGAAGGCGTCGAGGCGGGTGTCCAGGTGCTGGCCTCGCAGGTCGCGCTGCCCGCGGGAGCGACGCTCGTGACCGACCCCGAGTACCTGGTGGTCGCCGTCAACGAGGCGCCGACCGAGGCGGCCATGGAGGCCGATGTCGACGCCGAGGGTGCTGGTGTCGTCGAGGACAAGCCGGATTCCGAGGAAGCCGGGTAAGCGACTTTGCCTGTGGAGCACGATCTGCCGGGGGCCGGCGAGCAGGTACTGCTC comes from the Prauserella marina genome and includes:
- a CDS encoding 50S ribosomal protein L25/general stress protein Ctc, whose product is MSEVRLTVEPRTEFGKGAARRTRRAGKIPAVLYGHGVDPRHLALPAIDFARVIRENGQNAVLTLDVSGAAEKAEKATELALTKTVTVHPLKNYIEHVDLLVVHRGEKVTVDIPVVLTGTSSPGTLVNQDLDTLQIEVDAMHIPEQVEVSIEGVEAGVQVLASQVALPAGATLVTDPEYLVVAVNEAPTEAAMEADVDAEGAGVVEDKPDSEEAG